In one Candidatus Nitrospira nitrificans genomic region, the following are encoded:
- a CDS encoding YqgE/AlgH family protein, giving the protein MRTAFLVGTCFLFLLHAVSASAQQEFSVTSVEKGVLLVASPSLDDPNFHQTVLLIVEHGRGGTVGLMLNRSTNVLLSEALPDLVILKGTTHRLFVGGPVEPTQLILLFRLAQLLPDTRPIVDGIYVGTPRVLERVMNNPTPNEAFRAFAGFAGWAPGQLDYEMRQGSWAVLRPGTLNIFDKDPTTLWPDCISLLQAPRTISIAR; this is encoded by the coding sequence ATGAGAACTGCCTTCCTGGTGGGGACCTGCTTCCTCTTCCTCCTCCATGCGGTGTCGGCTTCGGCCCAGCAAGAGTTTTCGGTTACGTCGGTCGAAAAGGGAGTGCTTCTGGTTGCGAGTCCCTCGTTGGACGACCCCAATTTCCATCAAACCGTCTTGCTCATTGTCGAACATGGGCGAGGCGGGACAGTCGGCCTCATGCTGAACCGTTCAACGAATGTGCTCTTGTCGGAGGCCTTGCCGGATCTCGTCATTCTCAAGGGAACCACCCATCGACTCTTTGTCGGTGGGCCGGTCGAGCCAACACAGCTGATCCTATTGTTCCGACTCGCGCAGCTCCTGCCCGATACACGACCGATCGTCGATGGAATCTATGTGGGCACACCGAGAGTGTTGGAACGTGTGATGAATAACCCCACACCGAACGAGGCCTTCCGCGCATTTGCCGGATTTGCCGGGTGGGCTCCGGGGCAACTCGATTATGAGATGCGTCAGGGGTCATGGGCTGTCTTGCGGCCCGGCACGCTCAACATCTTCGACAAGGACCCAACCACACTCTGGCCGGACTGCATCAGCCTGCTTCAGGCTCCCAGAACTATTTCCATTGCGCGATAG